A genomic segment from Triticum dicoccoides isolate Atlit2015 ecotype Zavitan chromosome 1A, WEW_v2.0, whole genome shotgun sequence encodes:
- the LOC119277795 gene encoding UDP-sulfoquinovose synthase, chloroplastic-like, whose product MANLVTNCGFSPSPAVKAHCNSPSYGHNFIRLQNSKSSTSSLNLKSSSKRSNKLYVTCASTAVQGQTQTPLTGSQQASGQSSSKPKKVMVIGGDGYCGWATALHLSNKGYEVAIVDNLVRRLFDHQLGLDSLTPIASIQNRIRRWKSLTGKTIQLFIGDICDFEFLSEAFKSFEPDSAVHFGEQRSAPFSMIDRSRAVYTQNNNVIGTLNVLFAMKEFSEECHLVKLGTMGEYGTPNIDIEEGFLTITHNGRTDTLPYPKQASSFYHLSKVHDSHNIAFTCKAWGIRATDLNQGVVYGIRTDETAMHEELSNRLDYDGIFGTALNRFCVQAAVGHPLTVYGKGGQTRGYLDIRDTVQCVELAIANPAKPGEFRVFNQFTEQFSVNELAKLVTAAGAKLGLDVQTKSVPNPRVEAEEHYYNAKHSKLSELGLVPHLLSDSLLDSLLNFAVQYKDRVDTAQIMPSVSWKKMGAKPKTVSV is encoded by the exons ATGGCAAATTTGGTCACCAACTGTGGTTTCAGTCCATCTCCTGCTGTTAAGGCACACTGCAACTCACCAAGTTATGGCCACAATTTCATCCGATTACAAAATTCGAAATCTTCAACTTCAAGTCTGAACCTCAAATCATCTTCCAAGAGGTCAAATAAGTTATATGTTACTTGTGCTAGTACTGCTGTACAAGGACAGACACAAACACCTCTTACTGGTAGTCAGCAAGCATCTGGGCAATCATCCTCTAAACCCAAAAAAGTTATGGTTATTGGTGGAGATGGGTACTGTGGCTGGGCAACTGCACTTCATCTGTCCAACAAAGGTTATGAGGTTGCTATTGTTGATAATCTTGTTCGACGCCTTTTTGACCATCAACTTGGCCTTGATTCACTTACTCCCATAGCTTCCATTCAAAATCGCATTCGCCGATGGAAATCTCTTACGGGGAAGACAATTCAGCTCTTCATTGGTGATATATGTGACTTTGAATTCCTTTCAGAAGCTTTCAAGTCTTTTGAGCCAGATTCTGCTGTCCACTTTGGTGAACAAAGATCAGCACCATTTTCTATGATTGATCGTTCACGAGCAGTATATACACAAAACAACAATGTTATTGGAACACTTAACGTATTGTTTGCCATGAAGGAGTTTAGTGAAGAGTGTCATTTGGTTAAACTAGGAACTATGGGTGAATACGGAACTCCAAATATTGACATTGAAGAGGGATTCCTCACTATTACTCATAATGGAAGAACTGATACCTTACCTTACCCAAAGCAAGCAAGCTCCTTCTATCATCTAAGTAAAGTGCACGACTCTCACAACATAGCATTTACTTGCAAGGCTTGGGGTATAAGGGCCACAGATCTTAACCAAGGCGTCGTCTATGGAATCAGAACAGATGAaactgctatgcatgaagagctgtcCAATAGGTTGGACTATGATGGAATCTTTGGAACAGCACTAAATAGGTTCTGTGTTCAGGCAGCTGTAGGTCACCCGCTTACAGTTTATGGAAAAGGCGGTCAG ACCCGTGGATACCTGGACATCAGGGACACCGTGCAATGCGTGGAGCTAGCAATCGCAAACCCAGCCAAACCAGGCGAGTTCAGAGTCTTCAACCAGTTCACGGAGCAGTTCTCGGTCAACGAGCTAGCCAAGCTGGTGACCGCCGCGGGAGCGAAGCTGGGGCTGGACGTGCAGACCAAGTCGGTGCCCAACCCGCGCGTGGAGGCGGAGGAGCACTACTACAACGCCAAGCACTCGAAGCTGTCGGAGCTCGGGCTGGTGCCCCACCTGCTGTCGGACTCGCTCCTCGACTCGCTGCTCAACTTCGCCGTCCAGTACAAGGACCGGGTAGACACGGCGCAGATCATGCCCAGCGTGTCATGGAAGAAGATGGGGGCCAAGCCAAAGACGGTCTCTGTATag